A genomic window from Tolypothrix sp. PCC 7910 includes:
- a CDS encoding DUF3891 family protein has product MIVNATQNGWEVIYHRAHALLAAQLAGQWRRKNAPARLYETLAAISHHDDLEKEWEEDILTESGAPLDFTLSTDTDVKKIANLVKNARYRGRWVALLISKHMTRLHGAKRGESPELDKFLDEQLENQERWRKELGIDKKDVDAAYAFMQWCDRLSLILCQQELPADERWLEISKGPDEQRYDIMQRSDNLVTVNPWPFEDEKFTVNIEACDLSNLKFKNSAELSQALQEAPLKILEWTFVKS; this is encoded by the coding sequence GTGATTGTTAATGCTACACAAAATGGTTGGGAAGTTATTTATCATCGCGCTCATGCTTTATTAGCTGCTCAATTAGCAGGACAATGGCGACGCAAAAATGCTCCTGCAAGATTATATGAAACCCTAGCTGCAATTTCCCATCATGATGATTTAGAAAAAGAGTGGGAAGAAGATATTTTGACAGAAAGTGGTGCGCCACTAGACTTTACTCTCAGTACAGATACTGATGTCAAAAAAATTGCTAATCTTGTCAAAAATGCCCGCTATCGGGGAAGGTGGGTAGCTTTATTAATTTCTAAGCATATGACTCGGTTACATGGAGCAAAACGTGGTGAGTCTCCTGAACTCGACAAATTCCTGGATGAACAATTGGAAAACCAGGAACGTTGGCGTAAGGAATTAGGAATTGATAAGAAAGACGTAGATGCTGCGTATGCATTCATGCAATGGTGCGATCGCTTATCTCTAATTCTCTGTCAGCAAGAACTCCCGGCCGATGAGCGTTGGTTAGAAATTAGCAAGGGGCCTGACGAACAACGTTATGACATTATGCAACGCAGCGATAATTTGGTGACTGTCAATCCCTGGCCTTTTGAGGATGAGAAATTTACAGTCAACATTGAAGCCTGTGATTTATCAAATTTGAAATTCAAAAACAGCGCGGAATTGTCTCAAGCACTTCAAGAAGCGCCGCTGAAAATCTTAGAATGGACTTTTGTCAAGAGTTAG
- a CDS encoding GlsB/YeaQ/YmgE family stress response membrane protein, whose amino-acid sequence MNIIAWVILGLLAGAIAKAIYPGYQGGGILSTMVLGIVGAFIGGSLYTLLQTGTLQLTAAGTGFSLTGLFIAVIGAIIAIYLWGLLSRGRRV is encoded by the coding sequence ATGAATATTATTGCTTGGGTAATATTAGGACTTCTAGCTGGTGCGATCGCAAAAGCAATTTATCCAGGGTACCAAGGTGGCGGAATTCTCTCGACAATGGTATTAGGTATTGTCGGCGCTTTCATTGGTGGTAGTCTTTATACACTTCTACAAACAGGAACTCTACAACTTACTGCTGCTGGTACTGGTTTCAGTCTGACTGGTCTATTTATAGCTGTAATTGGTGCAATTATTGCTATTTATCTATGGGGACTGTTAAGTAGAGGTCGTAGAGTCTAA
- a CDS encoding transposase, with amino-acid sequence MWLSDQSRLKTITKKQGRLILAIDGMQPDVGHEVLWVIRDCLSGEILLAKTLLSSRNEDLAALLLEVKNTLDVKIDGVISDGQQSIRKAVEVALPGMAHGLCHFHYLKEAAKVIYEADRHAKKELKKYVRGIRQIERSVSDCDQPIAEVVRGYCLAVRGSLTNDGRPPLDASGLKLQERLSLIEASLERVAQKGGCQNP; translated from the coding sequence TTGTGGTTAAGTGACCAATCAAGGCTCAAAACCATCACTAAAAAACAAGGGCGGTTGATATTAGCAATTGATGGGATGCAACCGGATGTTGGACATGAAGTTCTCTGGGTAATTCGTGATTGTTTATCAGGAGAAATTTTGCTGGCGAAAACTTTATTATCATCAAGAAATGAGGATTTAGCAGCCTTGCTATTGGAAGTGAAAAATACACTAGATGTCAAGATTGATGGGGTGATTAGTGACGGACAACAATCAATTCGCAAAGCAGTTGAGGTTGCATTACCTGGAATGGCTCATGGATTGTGTCATTTTCACTATTTAAAGGAAGCAGCTAAGGTAATTTATGAAGCAGATAGGCACGCAAAAAAGGAACTAAAAAAGTATGTGCGTGGCATACGCCAGATTGAACGCAGTGTTAGTGATTGTGACCAACCAATCGCCGAAGTTGTACGTGGATATTGTTTAGCTGTACGTGGTTCATTGACAAATGATGGTCGTCCACCCCTAGATGCTTCTGGATTAAAATTACAAGAACGCCTCAGTTTGATTGAAGCTAGCCTAGAAAGGGTAGCTCAAAAAGGGGGTTGCCAAAACCCTTAA
- a CDS encoding manganese catalase family protein produces MFFHKKEPIHAVNVSDANPRFAQLLLEQFGGATGELTAALQYWVQSFHVENAGIKDMLQDIAIEEFSHLEMVGKLIEAHTKNTDQTEAYKSTLFAIRGIGPHFLDSQGSAWTANYLNEGGDVVRDLRANIAAEAGARQTYEELIKLATDDGTKKTLVHLLTREISHTQMFMKALDSLGKLTDPIFGNIQPDETVALYYNLSTNGSQDERGPWNSEPTFKYIADPLQKQS; encoded by the coding sequence ATGTTTTTTCATAAAAAAGAACCGATTCATGCAGTAAACGTTAGTGATGCTAATCCTCGGTTTGCTCAATTACTCCTAGAACAGTTTGGCGGAGCAACCGGAGAACTTACAGCGGCTCTACAATACTGGGTACAATCTTTTCATGTAGAAAATGCTGGCATTAAAGATATGCTGCAAGATATTGCTATCGAAGAGTTTAGCCATTTGGAAATGGTAGGTAAACTCATCGAAGCTCATACCAAAAATACCGATCAAACAGAAGCTTATAAAAGTACTCTCTTTGCAATTCGGGGAATTGGCCCGCACTTTTTAGATAGCCAAGGTAGTGCATGGACTGCAAATTACCTTAATGAAGGTGGAGATGTAGTGCGTGACTTGAGAGCTAATATTGCTGCGGAAGCTGGAGCGCGTCAGACTTACGAAGAGTTGATTAAGTTAGCAACAGATGATGGGACTAAGAAGACCTTAGTACATCTATTAACTAGAGAAATTTCTCATACTCAAATGTTTATGAAAGCATTAGATTCTCTGGGTAAATTAACAGACCCAATATTTGGTAATATTCAACCAGATGAAACTGTTGCTCTCTACTACAACCTATCTACAAATGGTAGTCAAGATGAGCGTGGCCCTTGGAATTCTGAGCCAACATTCAAATATATTGCTGATCCACTACAAAAGCAATCTTAA
- a CDS encoding cyclopropane-fatty-acyl-phospholipid synthase family protein — MNLRKILLVIVVGVSLTSWGFTGAATQKLDLNKTLKQSSLTAQAETLTPTVTPQTKPQERPGDVPYVATPQPVVDAMLKVTKVGKNDMLYDLGSGDGRIVITAAKNYGTRGVGIDISPDRIKEANENAQKVGVSDRVRFIQQDLFNTDLSEATVVTLYLLPEVNLKLRTKLFQQLKPGTRIVSHAFDMGDWKPQQTLKVNGKTIYYWVIPENLPANLR, encoded by the coding sequence ATGAATTTGAGAAAAATTCTGCTTGTGATAGTTGTGGGAGTAAGCCTGACAAGTTGGGGATTTACTGGAGCTGCAACTCAAAAGCTAGACTTGAATAAGACATTAAAACAGTCTAGTTTAACTGCTCAAGCAGAAACCTTAACTCCCACAGTTACACCCCAAACCAAACCCCAAGAACGCCCTGGTGATGTTCCCTATGTAGCAACACCACAGCCAGTAGTAGATGCAATGTTGAAAGTGACAAAAGTTGGTAAAAATGATATGCTTTATGACCTTGGGAGTGGTGATGGACGCATCGTAATTACAGCAGCTAAGAATTACGGTACACGAGGGGTAGGTATAGATATTAGTCCAGATCGCATCAAAGAGGCTAATGAGAATGCCCAAAAAGTAGGAGTAAGCGATCGCGTGCGCTTTATACAGCAAGATTTATTTAACACTGATTTGAGTGAAGCAACAGTAGTCACCCTTTACCTACTACCCGAAGTTAACCTCAAACTCCGCACCAAATTATTTCAGCAACTCAAACCTGGTACTCGGATTGTTTCCCACGCTTTTGATATGGGTGATTGGAAACCACAACAAACCTTAAAAGTTAATGGGAAGACTATTTATTATTGGGTAATTCCGGAAAATCTACCTGCCAATTTACGCTAA